From the genome of Ziziphus jujuba cultivar Dongzao chromosome 6, ASM3175591v1, one region includes:
- the LOC107430084 gene encoding early nodulin-like protein 8, with amino-acid sequence MKLKMASLRSPKNSFCLAFLFLAFVQTQVLCYQYKVGDLDSWGIPSSANPQVYAKWSKYHTFRIGDSLLFLYPPSQDSVIQVTAQSYNSCNLKDPILYMNNGNSLFNITSEGQFFFTSGESGHCEKKQKLYITVGNASAAYSPSYGPSAMPETSPSYPTVFGTIPAPPSYSPSLNFPVFMASAIGFMVCALLGGIM; translated from the exons atgAAGTTAAAGATGGCCAGTCTTAGAAGTCCTAAAAACAGCTTCTGTTTGGCTTTTCTGTTCCTTGCCTTTGTTCAAACTCAAGtcctctgctaccaatacaaagtTGGAGATTTAGATTCTTGGGGAATACCCAGTTCTGCCAATCCTCAAGTGTACGCCAAGTGGTCTAAATACCACACTTTCAGGATCGGAGATTCTCTCT TGTTCTTATACCCACCAAGCCAAGATTCAGTGATTCAAGTCACAGCACAATCCTATAACAGCTGCAACCTCAAAGATCCAATCTTGTACATGAACAATGGAAACTCTCTGTTTAATATAACTTCAGAGGGCCAATTTTTCTTCACCAGTGGAGAGTCAGGCCATTGCGAAAAGAAGCAGAAGTTATACATTACTGTTGGGAATGCTAGCGCTGCATATTCTCCTTCATATGGTCCCAGTGCAATGCCAGAAACCTCACCTTCTTATCCAACTGTTTTCGGCACAATCCCAGCACCACCTTCCTATTCACCATCACTCAATTTCCCAGTTTTCATGGCTTCTGCTATTGGATTTATGGTATGTGCATTACTTGGCGGCATCATGTAA
- the LOC107430083 gene encoding N6-adenosine-methyltransferase MT-A70-like, which produces METQSDGNKETAISTIKDLRQQLQSRAQSQRTAQLELLASLQAQLVPNIVSSIDLSLQVVSSFNNRPFAPTPPLPQPKPNPRKTLEPSRALTPETQTTKQQPFAEPRPTDPKAQNAKPISDSNNPVRQPDAEQFSPIDESGSPLSVVRSMVAVCLLERVPFSPIDSSTVLRKLENDQTATPAEKAALREVGGESGAILAVEMALRSMAEDNRGVELEEFVVSGKSRVMVLAIDRTQLLKELPESSAQFQQQDSSISFADWNANQNQNQNQQQVVTSGVDINGGVFGMSVPVPRAMPDIWMGPNDPHMSGLPPMFPGSGPPPGALMGPRGGPRGGAMSMMGMPRGIGVPPLHRPPMGPNSGIGGNAMKMSTEEDDMKDLEALLNKKSFREMQKSKTGEELLDLIHRPTAKETAVAAKFKTKGGSQLKHYCSSLTKEDCRRQSGSFMACEKVHFRRIVAPHTDINLGDCSFLDTCRHMKTCKYVHYELDPTPDVSPMMGAAALGPPKSLKPQRAEYCSEVELGEPQWINCDIRTFRMDILGQFGVIMADPPWDIHMELPYGTMADDEMRNLNVPALQTDGLIFLWVTGRAMELGRECLELWGYKRVEEIIWVKTNQLQRIIRTGRTGHWLNHSKEHCLVGIKGNPEVNRNIDTDVIVAEVRETSRKPDEMYPMLERISPRTRKLELFARMHNTHAGWMSLGNQLQGVRLVDEGLRARFKAAYPDVEVQPASPPRASAMEVDAGAAPIRSPFSVTEPKSSATQFTDSAALGAAYAASEDKPMPSDVDMVN; this is translated from the exons ATGGAAACCCAATCGGACGGTAACAAAGAAACGGCGATATCTACGATCAAGGATTTGCGTCAACAACTCCAATCTCGCGCTCAGTCTCAGCGAACCGCTCAGCTTGAGCTCCTCGCATCTCTCCAAGCCCAGCTGGTCCCCAACATAGTCTCCTCCATCGATCTCTCCCTCCAAGTTGTCTCTTCCTTCAACAACCGGCCTTTCGCTCCCACTCCTCCTCTTCCTCAGCCTAAACCCAACCCTAGAAAAACCCTTGAACCAAGCCGCGCTTTAACCCCTGAAACCCAAACAACCAAGCAACAACCTTTTGCTGAACCCAGACCCACCGATCCCAAGGCCCAGAATGCAAAACCGATTTCTGATTCAAACAACCCAGTTCGTCAACCGGATGCCGAACAATTCAGCCCCATTGATGAGAGTGGAAGCCCGTTATCGGTGGTTCGGTCAATGGTGGCGGTTTGCCTGCTGGAAAGGGTACCATTTTCGCCAATTGATTCATCGACGGTGTTGAGGAAGCTCGAGAACGACCAGACCGCAACGCCGGCTGAGAAGGCGGCTTTGCGTGAGGTAGGAGGCGAGTCGGGGGCTATATTGGCGGTGGAGATGGCGCTGAGGTCAATGGCGGAGGATAACCGTGGCGTGGAATTGGAGGAGTTTGTGGTGAGTGGAAAGTCTCGGGTTATGGTTTTGGCAATTGATAGGACTCAGCTGCTAAAGGAATTGCCTGAAAGCAGCGCGCAGTTTCAGCAGCAGGATTCAAGTATAAGTTTTGCTGATTGGAATGCCAATCAGAATCAAAATCAGAATCAGCAGCAAGTAGTAACTAGTGGAGTTGATATCAATGGTGGAGTGTTTGGAATGTCAGTGCCAGTTCCAAGGGCAATGCCGGACATATGGATGGGACCTAACGACCCCCACATGTCCGGGTTGCCGCCGATGTTTCCAGGGAGTGGACCGCCGCCAGGTGCGTTGATGGGTCCGAGGGGTGGGCCTAGAGGAGGAGCTATGAGCATGATGGGGATGCCTAGGGGGATAGGTGTTCCTCCATTGCATAGACCTCCAATGGGACCAAATTCGGGAATAGGAGGCAATGCAATGAAAATGAGCACTGAGGAGGATGATATGAAGGATCTTGAGGCATTGTTGAATAAGAAGTCTTTTAGAGAAATGCAAAAATCAAAAACTGGTGAGGAGCTGTTGGACCTCATCCACCGGCCCACTGCAAAGGAAACTGCTGTGGCTGCAAAG TTTAAAACTAAAGGTGGTTCCCAATTGAAACACTACTGCTCGTCCCTAACGAAAGAAGATTGCCGACGACAATCTGGTTCGTTTATGGCGTGTGAGAAG GTTCATTTTCGGCGAATCGTTGCTCCGCATACTGATATCAATTTAGGGGATTGTTCTTTTCTGGATACATGCCGTCATATGAAG ACTTGCAAGTATGTTCATTATGAGCTCGATCCAACACCAGATGTATCACCCATGATGGGGGCTGCAGCTCTTGGACCTCCCAAATCACTGAAGCCTCAGCGTGCTGAATATTGTTCAGAAGTGGAACTTGGTGAACCACAATGGATTAATTGTGATATCCGTACATTTAGAATGGACATTTTAGGGCAGTTTGGAGTCATAATGgcagatccaccatgggatatTCATATGGAATTGCCATATGGGACAATGGCTGATGATGAAATGCGCAATCTTAATGTACCTGCACTGCAGACTGATGGTCTGATTTTTCTTTGGGTCACTGGACGAGCAATGGAGCTTGGACGTGAATG TTTAGAACTTTGGGGGTACAAGCGTGTTGAAGAGATTATATGGGTGAAAACTAATCAACTTCAGCGGATAATCAGAACAGGGAGGACAGGCCATTGGCTGAATCATAGTAAGGAGCATTGCCTCGTTGGAATAAAGGGGAATCCAGAAGTAAACAGGAATATTGATACTGATGTCATAGTTGCTGAGGTCAGAGAGACAAGTCGTAAGCCAGATGAG ATGTATCCTATGCTAGAGAGAATTAGTCCCCGGACAAGGAAGCTGGAATTGTTTGCTCGAATGCACAACACTCATGCAGG GTGGATGTCACTGGGGAACCAATTGCAAGGAGTACGACTGGTTGACGAAGGCCTGAGGGCAAGGTTCAAGGCTGCTTACCCAGATGTGGAGGTGCAGCCTGCATCCCCTCCCAGGGCTTCTGCTATGGAAGTAGACGCCGGTGCTGCTCCGATCAGGAGTCCATTTTCAGTAACAGAACCAAAATCCTCGGCTACCCAATTCACAGATTCGGCAGCTCTAGGTGCAGCCTATGCTGCCTCTGAAGACAAGCCGATGCCTTCAGATGTTGATATGGTTAACTAA
- the LOC107430079 gene encoding oligopeptide transporter 7-like gives MGYIYPGYPVANMLFRVYGSISTVQAITFLHDFKLGHYMKIPPTTMFMAQIFGTLIATIVYLGTAWWLMETIPDLCEDPSSIWTCPTDTVFYNGSVIWGLMGPRRIFGDSGTYSAINWFFLMGAIAPVLVWVASKAFPKQDWIRLVNMPVLIATIAAMPPATAVNISTWIIVGFLSGFVVYRYWPDWWGDIIMYFLVLLMLALPSWRCYCILVWA, from the exons ATGGGATATATATACCCAGGATATCCTGTTGCCAATATGTTGTTCAGGGTTTATGGATCTATTAGCACGGTACAGGCCATCACTTTCTTGCACGACTTCAAGCTCGGTCACTATATGAAAATCCCTCCCACAACGATGTTCATGGCACAG ATTTTTGGAACTCTCATAGCTACCATTGTCTACTTGGGAACTGCATGGTGGCTGATGGAAACCATTCCTGACTTATGTGAGGATCCATCATCCATATGGACATGTCCCACTGACACTGTGTTTTATAATGGATCGGTCATATGGGGTTTGATGGGTCCTCGAAGGATCTTCGGGGACTCGGGGACTTATTCCGCCATCAATTGGTTCTTCTTAATGGGAGCTATAGCTCCGGTCCTCGTATGGGTAGCCTCCAAGGCATTCCCAAAACAAGATTGGATTAGACTTGTTAACATGCCGGTGCTGATTGCAACCATAGCAGCAATGCCTCCGGCCACTGCGGTTAACATATCCACTTGGATCATTGTGGGATTCCTGTCAGGATTTGTGGTTTATAGGTATTGGCCGGATTGGTGGGGCGACATAATTATGTACTTTCTGGTGCTCTTGATGCTGGCCTTGCCTTCATGGCGGTGCTATTGTATTTTGGTTTGGGCttag